Proteins encoded in a region of the Mercenaria mercenaria strain notata chromosome 1, MADL_Memer_1, whole genome shotgun sequence genome:
- the LOC123559034 gene encoding M-phase inducer phosphatase 1-like: protein MPPIPLDFTDITPTRKLRTRLNLGQPPTYEFKQSVSLKVQDVNILQNEANGNGNDVKKSVKRLSELSDLTPTAKRRRFQHFNFTPELNAKSEMVPLSPLSNIIQAVDKLSTESDLVADGSRVNILPTIPGKHSDLSTISPETMSDVLDGVYDNCADKVTIIDCRYPYEYEGGHIKGAINLYTKDAVQRFLSETATSPATNHVLIFHCEFSSERGPKMYRFLRSLDREMNKDNYPRLNFPEIYLLEGGYKAFFYTYKEKCFPQTYKQMLHSEHKDDLRHFRVKSKSWSAGDKPRRASLTGIGMRLKF, encoded by the exons ATGCCACCCATTCCTTTAGATTTTACTGACATAACACCAACGAGGAAGTTAAG gACAAGGTTGAATTTGGGACAACCTCCGACATATGAATTTAAACAATCGGTATCTCTAAAAGTACAAGATGTCAACATACTTCAAAACGAGGCAAACGGAAACGGAAATGATGTGAAGAAATCAGTTAAGCGACTTTCGGAACTTTCCGACTTGACACCTACAGCCAAGAGGAGACGGTTTCAACATTTCAACTTTACGCCAGAATTGAACGCAAAATCAGAAATGGTACCTCTGAGTCCACTGTCAAACATAATTCAAGCTGTTGATAAACTGTCTACAGAATCTGACCTCGTTGCGGACGGATCACGTGTCAATATTCTACCCACAATTCCAGGAAAGCACAGCGATCTTAGCACCATCTCACCGGAAACGATGTCTGACGTTCTTGACGGAGTCTATGACAACTGTGCGGACAAAGTGACCATAATTGATTGCAGATATCCATACGAATATGAAGGCGGACATATTAAG GGAGCTATCAATCTCTACACAAAAGATGCAGTCCAGAGGTTTCTCAGCGAAACAGCGACGTCACCGGCCACTAATCACGTGCTCATCTTCCACTGCGAATTTTCATCAGAAAGAGGCCCCAAAAT gtaCCGCTTTCTGAGATCTCTGGATCGTGAAATGAACAAAGATAACTACCCCCGCCTCAATTTCCCCGAGATCTATCTCCTAGAAGGGGGATATAAAGCGTTCTTCTACACGTACAAA GAGAAATGTTTTCCTCAAACCTACAAACAGATGCTGCATAGCGAACATAAAGATGATCTACGTCACTTCCGGGTGAAATCCAAATCATGGTCAGCAGGCGACAAACCTCGCCGAGCATCACTTACTGGCATTGGAATGAGACTAAAATTTTGA
- the LOC123559523 gene encoding uncharacterized protein LOC123559523 — translation MEISDDGENIDEGEMLADKSRSEESQSSQRDIQLNTSTTAEKAEDTASETDSNSKTDKLEKYLEDIYKKYCKLSIDEAEIEFIRNGVERLTLEYIQKTYPHMRCKETSCKVKHFSEIELVKVGSFYEGTRNGYPDEFDFIGVLGTVDEEPDENTNLHLRTGICTHCEIYQSGEFPDASIRFNFTYGSRTHGKAERLEYLYRKGSEEITIDVDVVTALRCYNTEKYYTGKGIFNKEIYHEILNTGSFLFIYTGLSVSSDKGTPSDVSEIRADDVSSKGPWDKTVTETEKRLVRDVLSKTHRKVYRLLKYIINGPFGEELFKHLNDVPHFRFRFSDVLGTGFCISSYAIKVAIIHHHYKCDNNSDELGDCVFKILMYILLAYEQRECIISMHSLLYLNECGSFIGRGSYAFLGNFYWCLNAFINRLKSLETAGGLNKCTHELEDSFMEMALRLDIFRNYEKYLSHMNDKYSDQRALLPERSEFGRLAKKVKHYKEKRNAIPECPWCDYPIFVMAHKRNL, via the coding sequence aTGGAAATTTCAGACGACGGAGAAAACATTGATGAAGGTGAAATGTTGGCAGATAAAAGCAGAAGCGAGGAAAGTCAGTCTTCTCAAAGGGACATACAACTAAATACTAGTACCACAGCAGAGAAAGCAGAAGATACGGCAAGCGAGACTGATTCAAATAGTAAGACAGATAAGCTAGAAAAATATCTTGAAGATATTTACAAGAAATATTGCAAGCTATCTATTGATGAGGCAGAAATAGAATTCATTCGAAATGGTGTTGAACGACTGACCCTCGAGTACATTCAGAAAACATACCCACATATGCGTTGCAAGGAAACTTCATGCAAGGTCAAACATTTCAGTGAAATAGAACTTGTAAAGGTCGGGAGTTTTTATGAAGGAACTAGGAATGGTTATCCAGACGAGTTTGATTTTATTGGTGTGTTAGGAACAGTGGACGAAGAGCCTGACGAAAATACAAATTTACATCTTCGGACGGGAATTTGTACGCATTGTGAAATATATCAGTCTGGTGAATTTCCCGATGCATCGATCAGATTTAATTTCACCTATGGCTCAAGAACTCATGGGAAAGCCGAAAGATTAGAGTATTTATACAGGAAAGGCAGTGAAGAAATTACAATTGACGTGGATGTTGTTACTGCATTGAGATGTTACaatacggaaaaatattacacAGGGAAAGGTATTTTCAACAAAGAAATATACCATGAGATTCTGAACACTGGAAGTTTTCTCTTTATTTATACAGGCTTATCCGTTTCATCTGATAAAGGGACACCTTCAGATGTGAGTGAAATACGGGCAGATGATGTCTCTAGCAAAGGTCCTTGGGATAAAACAGTCACAGAAACCGAAAAGCGCTTAGTAAGGGATGTTCTGAGCAAAACGCACAGGAAAGTTTATCGACTTCTGAAATATATCATCAACGGACCTTTTGGAGAGGAATTGTTCAAACATCTTAACGACGTTCCACACTTCCGCTTTCGATTTTCTGATGTCCTCGGGACTGGTTTCTGCATCTCCTCTTATGCTATAAAAGTTGcaattattcaccatcattaTAAATGTGACAATAATTCGGATGAGTTAGGGGactgtgtttttaaaatactAATGTACATTTTGTTGGCATATGAACAACGTGAATGTATTATTTCAATGCACTCCTTGCTTTATCTGAACGAGTGTGGATCATTTATAGGGCGAGGAAGTTATGCGTTTCTAGGAAACTTTTACTGGTGCTTAAATGCATTTATCAACCGATTAAAGTCACTGGAAACCGCTGGAGGATTGAACAAATGTACACACGAACTTGAAGACTCCTTCATGGAAATGGCTCTTCGTCTGGATATATTTCGAAATTATGAGAAATACTTGTCACACATGAATGATAAATATTCAGATCAGAGGGCCCTTTTGCCAGAGAGGTCGGAATTTGGCAGACTGGCGAAAAAGGTCAAGCATTATAAAGAGAAACGGAATGCTATTCCCGAATGTCCGTGGTGTGATTATCCGATATTCGTAATGGCACACAAAAGAAATCTTTAA